A genomic window from Struthio camelus isolate bStrCam1 chromosome 2, bStrCam1.hap1, whole genome shotgun sequence includes:
- the C1QL3 gene encoding complement C1q-like protein 3: MVLLLVILIPVLVSSAGTSAHYEMLGTCRMVCDPYGGTKAPSTAATPDRGLMQSLPTFIQGPKGEAGRPGKAGPRGPPGEPGPPGPVGPPGEKGEPGRQGLPGPPGAPGLNAAGAISAATYSTVPKIAFYAGLKRQHEGYEVLKFDDVVTNLGNHYDPTTGKFTCSIPGIYFFTYHVLMRGGDGTSMWADLCKNNQVRASAIAQDADQNYDYASNSVVLHLEPGDEVYIKLDGGKAHGGNNNKYSTFSGFIIYAD, translated from the exons ATGGTGCTGCTGCTGGTCATCCTCATCCCGGTGCTGGTGAGCTCGGCCGGCACCTCGGCGCACTACGAGATGCTGGGCACCTGCCGCATGGTCTGCGACCCCTACGGCGGCACCAAGGCGCCCAGCACGGCCGCCACGCCCGACCGCGGCCTCATGCAGTCGCTGCCCACCTTCATCCAGGGCCCCAAgggggaggccggccggccgggcaaagcggggccccgcgggccccccggcgagccggggccgcccggcccggtgGGGCCGCCGGGTGAGAAGGGCgagccggggcggcagggcctgccgggcccccccggggcgccggggctgaACGCGGCGGGGGCCATCAGCGCCGCCACCTACAGCACCGTGCCCAAGATCGCCTTCTACGCCGGCCTCAAGCGGCAGCACGAGGGCTACGAGGTGCTCAAGTTCGACGACGTGGTCACCAACCTGGGCAACCACTACGACCCCACCACCGGCAAGTTCACCTGCTCCATCCCCGGCATCTACTTCTTCACCTACCATGTGCTCATGCGGGGCGGCGACGGCACCAGCATGTGGGCCGACCTCTGCAAGAACAACCAG GTTCGAGCTAGTGCAATTGCTCAGGATGCTGATCAGAACTACGACTATGCCAGTAACAGTGTGGTTCTTCATTTGGAGCCAGGAGATGAAGTTTACATTAAATTAGATGGAGGAAAAGCACATGGAGGAAACAACAATAAATACAGCACATTTTCTGGATTTATTATTTATGCTGACTGA